The Flavobacteriales bacterium DNA window AAAGCTCAAACAAATCATCGCTGATTTTCAACCTGACATTGTACATACTCATGCATCTAAAGCTGGGGCAATAGGAAGATTAGCGGCTCGTAAAATGAATGTTCCTGTAATACTTCATACTTTCCATGGTCATGTTTTTCATTCATATTTTGGAAAAGCCAAAACGACCATGTATAAAAATATAGAGCGTTATTTAGCCAAAAAATCTTCCTCTATTATTGCAATCAGTGAAATTCAAAAAAGAGAACTTGTTCAAGAGCATCATATTTGTACTGCTGAAAAGGTCAAAGTAATTCCGCTAGGTTTTGATTTAAACAGGTTTAGAGAAGACACTACCAATAAACGGAATAATTTTAGAACAGAATGGAACATTTCTAAGCAAACAATAGCAATTGGTATTATAGGTCGATTGGTTCCTATAAAAAACCACCATTTTTTTTTAAGAGTAGTCAATAACATTCGCCAACTCACTCAACAAGAAGTTCGTTTTTTTATTGTAGGAGATGGTGAATTAAAAGCAGATTTAATGGACTACTGTAACACCCTTAACTTACCATATACAACTCGCAAAGACACCCCCGCCCTTGTTACATTCACAAGTTGGATTAAAGATATTGATCGTGTTAATGCTGGTTTAGACATTATTACATTGACCTCTAAAAACGAGGGAACACCAGTTAGCCTCATCGAGGCTCAAGCTTCTTCTAAACCTATTGTTTCTACAAATGTAGGAGGGATAGAAAATGTTGTTAAGCTCAACAAAACCGCCTTTTTATCAGCCATAGATGATGAAGAGACTTTTACGCAAAACCTACTTAACCTTATTCATAATGCTCAACTAAGAGAACAGATGAGCCATAATGGACAACACGTTTTTGAATCCTTTCATTTCCAACGATTAGTTAAAGATATGGAGGCTCATTATTATGAACTATTGGGTAAAAAGCATTCTAAAAAAATACAATAACCAGACTTTAAATAAAATAATTAACTTTGCTTGTTTAAATATCGTCATACAAGTTATATGAGAACTTTATTTATTTTACTATCATTAAGTGTGTTTTTTATTACGAGTTGTTCTGTCAACTCCCATGTACTACTAAAAACTCCTAGAGATTTTGTCTTTGACACGCCACCTGAAAAACCTCAAGAGGAATACGTTATTTCTCCCAACGACATTTTAAAGTTTAAGCTCTATTCTAATGATGGATTTATCATTATAGATTTAGCTTCTGGAGCTAAATCCAACAACAGTTCATTCGCTCAAACGATAAAATACACTGTGGATTATCAGGGTATTACTTCATTACCAATTATCGGTGATATAAAAATTTCTGGATACACTATTAGAGAAGCCATTACTATGCTTGAGGAGAAGTATGCGGACTTTTATGTAGATCCGTTTATCCAATTAGAAGTCATCAACAAAAGAGTTGTTGTTTTCCCAGGGACAGGAAGTGGAGCAAAGGTACTAACACTTGAGAACAACAGCACCAAACTCATTGAAGTTTTAGGTTACGTTGGGGGAATTTCAGAAAAAGGAAAAGCAGCTAGAATTAAAGTACTAAGAGAAACTAAAGAAAAAAGAGAAATTTATTTAATCGATCTTTCTACAATAGATGGAATCAAAGATGCTGATATGATTGTTCAAGCTAATGACATTATATACGTTGAACCAGTTCCTAACATTGCTCAAGAGGTCTTATCTGATGTTACTCCGGTCGTTTCTTTAGTTTCAAGCGCCTTAGTCATTTGG harbors:
- a CDS encoding glycosyltransferase, which codes for MPKVLRIINRFNIGGPTYNAAYLSKYLSEDFETLLVGGQKDESEDSSEFIVEKLGLSPIIIPEMKREINFKDDKIAYQKLKQIIADFQPDIVHTHASKAGAIGRLAARKMNVPVILHTFHGHVFHSYFGKAKTTMYKNIERYLAKKSSSIIAISEIQKRELVQEHHICTAEKVKVIPLGFDLNRFREDTTNKRNNFRTEWNISKQTIAIGIIGRLVPIKNHHFFLRVVNNIRQLTQQEVRFFIVGDGELKADLMDYCNTLNLPYTTRKDTPALVTFTSWIKDIDRVNAGLDIITLTSKNEGTPVSLIEAQASSKPIVSTNVGGIENVVKLNKTAFLSAIDDEETFTQNLLNLIHNAQLREQMSHNGQHVFESFHFQRLVKDMEAHYYELLGKKHSKKIQ
- a CDS encoding polysaccharide biosynthesis/export family protein — protein: MRTLFILLSLSVFFITSCSVNSHVLLKTPRDFVFDTPPEKPQEEYVISPNDILKFKLYSNDGFIIIDLASGAKSNNSSFAQTIKYTVDYQGITSLPIIGDIKISGYTIREAITMLEEKYADFYVDPFIQLEVINKRVVVFPGTGSGAKVLTLENNSTKLIEVLGYVGGISEKGKAARIKVLRETKEKREIYLIDLSTIDGIKDADMIVQANDIIYVEPVPNIAQEVLSDVTPVVSLVSSALVIWISLRTISN